The DNA sequence TCGGCGGCCCCGCGCTGCCGTCCGTCGGCTGGGCGCTCGGCGTCGACCGCACGGTGCTCGCCCTGGAGGCGGAGGGCGTGGAGCTCCAACTCCCGTCGTCCACCAGTGTGTTCGCGGTGCCGCTCGGCGAGGAGGCTCGTCGGGTGCTGTTCGCGAAGGTCACCGAGCTGCGCAAGGTCGGCGTCGCGGCGGACTTCTCGTACGGCAACAAGGGCCTCAAGGGCGCCATGAAGAACGCCAACCGCAGCGGCGCCCGCTACACGATCGTCGCCGGCGAGCGCGACCTCGCCGAGGGCGTCGTCCAGCTCAAGGACATGGAGTCCGGCGAGCAGGCGGCCGTCGGCGTCAACGAGATCGTGGCCGAACTGGAAGCCCGGCTGGGCTGAGTTCGGAAAGTTCGGGAAAGGGCGGGCACCGCTTCGGTGTCCGCCCTTTTGCCGCCCTGAAGGCACCTGCAGGCACCCTGAAGGGCCTTGACGTCGTCCTGACGGTGTCCTGAACAGTGCGCCCCGGGACAGTCGCGCGTATTTCCTTATCCCCAGCGAACGGTGGGAAGGCGTGCGTGTACGGCACAATGTGCCCTGTCCGGAGAAACTCCAAGTCTCAAGTGACGGAATCGGCGTGATGAGCAAGACGACAGTCAAAGACGTCTCCACCGAGCCCGAGCCGGAGCGTGCCGAGGCGTCGCCCGGTTCGGCGGGCAGCAGCCGTGCGTTCGCCCTGATGCTGGTGATCACCGGTGCAGCCGGCGTGCTTGCCGCGTGGGTCATCACGATCGACAAGTTCAAGATCCTCGAGGCGAAGGTCGAAGGGAAGTCCTTCACGCCCGGCTGCAGCCTGAACCCGATCGTCTCCTGCGGCAGCATCATGGAGAGCAAGCAGGCGGCCGTCTTCGGGTTCCCCAACCCCATGCTCGGCCTGGTCTGTTACGGCATGGTCATCTGCGTCGGTATGAGCCTGCTCACCCGCGCCCGCTTCCCGCGCTGGTACTGGCTGACCTTCAACTTCGGCACGCTCTTCGGCGTCGCCTTCTGCACCTGGCTGATGTACCAGTCGCTGTACAACATCAACGCGCTGTGCCTGTGGTGCTCGCTCGCCTGGGCCGCGACGATCACGATGTTCTGGTACGTGACCTCCTTCAACGTCCGCAACGGCTTCCTGCCCGCGCCGCGCCCGCTGAAGATCTTCCTCGCCGAGTTCACCTGGGTGCTCCCGGTGACGCACTGCGGTGTCATCGTCATGCTGATCCTGACCCGCTGGGGCAGCCAGCTCTGGGCCGCCTCCTGACCCGCTCGGACGTCGATGTCAGTGGGGTGAATTAGGGTTTCCAACGTGGAGCCCGACCTATTCACCGCCGCCGCAGAAGAACGCCAGGAGAAGGACCCAGCCGGAAGTCCCCTGGCGGTGCGCATGCGCCCGCGCACCCTGGACGAGGTCGTGGGCCAGCAGCACCTGCTCAAACCGGGCTCGCCCCTGCGCAGACTCGTCGGCGAGTCCGGTGGCGGGCCCGCCGGACCGTCCTCAGTGATCCTCTGGGGCCCGCCCGGCACCGGCAAGACGACCCTGGCGTACGTCGTCTCCAAGGCCACCAACAAGCGCTTCGTCGAGCTCTCCGCCATCACCGCCGGGGTGAAGGAGGTCCGCGCGGTCATCGAGGGCGCGCGGCGCGCCACCGGCGGCTTCGGCAAGGAGACCGTCCTCTTCCTCGACGAGATCCACCGCTTCAGCAAGGCCCAGCAGGATTCCCTCCTCCCGGCCGTCGAGAACCGCTGGGTGACCCTGATCGCGGCGACCACCGAGAACCCGTACTTCTCGATCATCTCCCCGCTGCTGTCCCGCTCCCTCCTGCTCACCCTCGAACCCCTCACCGACGACGACGTCAGAGGCCTGCTGAAGCGGGCCCTGAGCGACGAGCGGGGACTGAGCGACGCCGTCGGACTCCCCGAGGACACCGAGGAGCACCTGCTGCGCATCGCCGGCGGTGACGCCCGCCGCGCCCTGACCGCCCTGGAGGCGGCAGCCGGAGCGGCGCTCGACAAGGGCGAGTCGCAGATCGGCCTCCAGACGCTGGAGGAGACGGTCGACCGGGCGGCGGTGAAGTACGACCGCGACGGCGACCAGCACTACGACGTGGCCAGCGCCCTCATCAAGTCCATCCGCGGCTCCGACGTAGACGCCGCTCTGCACTACCTGGCCCGGATGATCGAGGCAGGCGAGGACCCCCGCTTCATCGCCCGCCGCCTGATGATCTCCGCCAGCGAGGACATCGGCCTGGCCGACCCGAACGCCCTGCCGATCGCGGTCGCCGCCGCCCAGGCCGTCGCCATGATCGGCTTCCCCGAGGCCGCCCTCACCCTCAGCCACGCCACCATCGCCCTCGCCCTCGCGCCCAAGTCAAACGCCGCGACGACCGCGATCGGCGCCGCCATGGACGACGTACGCAAGGGCATGGCGGGCCCCGTGCCGCCCCACCTGCGTGACGGGCACTACAAGGGCGCCGCCAAGCTCGGGCACGCGCAGGGGTACGTCTATCCGCACGACCTCTCCGAGGGCATCGCCGAGCAGCAGTACGCCCCGGACGCCCTCAAGGACCGCGAGTACTACACCCCGACCCGGCACGGCGCCGAGGCGCGGTACGCGGACGCGGTGGAGTGGACCAGGAAACACCTCGGTCGGAAGCGGTCCTGAGCACCCTGTAGAATCCGTGGCAGTGCTGTGTCCCGTGCAGTCAGAACGGGACGGTCAGCCGGAGCCCGGTCCTCCTCGGAAGGTCGGCTCCAGGAGCGTCGCGCACCGTCGATTCGGTGTCGCGGGCAGCCCACCACCACTCGTCGCACGACGAGAACGGTCGGTGGGCCACTCGCGTGCTGCACGTATGTGCCCAGACCAGGGGAGCGGCTGCCCGACAGGTCCTCGGACCTCAAGGGTTTCCCCGGCTGCGGATGCGACCTCCCTCAACCCTGACAAGCCGAGAACAAGGAAATGAGAAGCAGTGGCGAATCAGTCCCGCCCCAAGGTCAAGAAGTCGCGTGCCCTCGGCATTGCGCTGACCCCGAAGGCCGTCAAGTACTTCGAGGCCCGTCCCTACCCGCCGGGTGAGCACGGCCGTGGCCGCAAGCAGAACTCGGACTACAAGGTCCGTCTGCTGGAGAAGCAGCGTCTGCGTGCGCAGTACGACGTGTCCGAGCGCCAGCTCGTCCGCGCCTACGAGCGTGCCTCCAAGGTTCAGGGCAAGACCGGTGAGGCCCTGATCATCGAGCTCGAGCGTCGTCTCGACGCCCTGGTGCTGCGTTCGGGCATCGCCCGCACCATCTACCAGGCCCGTCAGATGGTCGTGCACGGCCACATCGAGGTCAACGGCCAGAAGGTCGACAAGCCGTCCTTCCGCGTCAAGCCCGACGACGTCGTGATGGTTCGTGAGCGCAGCCGCGAGAAGACCCTCTTCTCGATCTCCCGCGAGGGTGGCTTCGCCCCCGACGGTGAGACCCCGCGCTACCTCCAGGTGAACCTCAAGGCCCTGGCGTTCCGCCTGGACCGTGAGCCGAACCGCAAGGAGATCCCGGTGATCTGCGACGAGCAGCTCGTCGTCGAGTACTACGCCCGTTGATCCTTCAGCGGTCGTAGGCTTCTGCGCCTCAGCCCGCCGTCTCCTCGCCCCTCCGGGTGGGGGAGGCGGCGGGCTTTCGCATGGTCACGGTCGCCGTGACATGCCGTACCGGACCTCGCGGCGACGGAACGCCGTCCGACGGCAGCCGCGCCCGGCGCACCGCCTCCTCGCGGCCGAGCGCCGCCCCCTGCCGTGCGCACTCCTCGTACCGCTCGTCGCCCAGCCGTTCCCGAGCTGCCGTCTCGCACAGCTCGTGCGGCGCGTTGAAGCACGCCGAGCCGAACAGCGGCAGCCCCACCGACGGCCACATGCCTGACGCGGCGCCCTGCAGCACCGCTGCCTCCACGGGATCGCCCTCCGCACCGGTCAGCAGGGCCAGCAGTTCCACCGCCAGCACCGAGCCGAGCAGGTCGTGGAAGGAGTGGGCGCTGCCGAGGCAGTCCGACAGCAGCGCGCGGGCGCCGGGCAGGTCGCCGTCGGCCCAGGCGGCGTACGCCAGGACGTACAGCGCGTAGGAGCGCGCCCAGCGCTCGCCGTGGTCCTCGCACACCCGGCGGACGTCCTCGCACAGCCGCACCGCGTCCGGCAGGTCGCCCTGGAACGCCCGCGTCATCGCCAGCTCCACCTGGCCCATCAGCACATTGCTGTTGAGCTCGCCGATCTCCTGATAGCGGCCGAGTGCCGAGCGCAGCAGCGTTTCGGCACGCTCCATGTCGTCCGAGAGCAGGGCCAGACAACCGGTGCGATGCTCGGCGTACGCCACCGCCGTGGGGTCGGCGGCATGTTCCGCCTCCTCACGGCACTGAGACAGCACCCCCAGGGCGGGCACCGTGTCGCCCTGCAGGATCGCCACATAGCCCAGCACCCACAGGGCCTTCAGCCGGGACTGCTCATGACCGGAGTCCAGCGCCACGGCCTGCTCCAGCCAGTGCCGCCCCTCCGACAGCCGGCCGCAGCCGACCCAGTAGAACCACAGGGAGCCCGCGAGGTACTGGCCCAGATGCGCGTCGTCCGGCTCGCTCAGACAGTGGTCCAGGGCGCGGCGCAGATTCGGCAGCTCCGCCTCGACCCGCGCGGCCACCTCGTCCTGTCGCGGTGAGAACCACTCCAGCTCGCACCAGGTCGTCAGGCCCAGATACCAGTCGCGGTGCCGGCGCCGCAGCCGGGCCGCGTCCCCGGTCGCCGCCAGCCAGTCGGCGCCGTACACCCGGATCATGTCCAGCATGCGGTAGCGCACGCCGGCCGCGGTCTCCTCGCGTGTGACCACGGACTGCGCGAGCAGCTGGGAGAGCACCTCGAGGATGTCGTCGGAGTGCAGGCCCTGGCCGCCGCACACGTACTCGACGGCCTCCAGGTCGAACCGGCCCGCGAAGACCGACAGCCGCGCCCACAGCAACCGCTCCTCGGGCGTGCACAGTTCATGGCTCCAGCCGACCGCCGTACGCAGCGTCCGATGGCGCGCCAACCCGTCCCGCCCGCCGCCGGTCAGCAGCCGGAACCGGTCGTCGAGCCGCTCCAGCACCTGCCCCGGGGACAGCATCCGCAGCCGCCCGGCGGCCAGCTCGATCGCCAGCGGGATCCCGTCCAGGCGACGGCACACCTCCCGTACGTCCGCGTCGTCCGCCACGACCACCGAGGGCTGGGCCGCCCGGTCCACGAGCAACTCCACCGCCTCGTCCTCGCCGAGCGGTGCCAGCGGAAACAGCAGCTCGCCCGTCACGCCCAGCGGTCTGCGCCCCACGGCGAGCACCCTCAGGCCCGGCAGCCGGCGCAGCAGTCCGCTCACCAGCTCCGCACAGGCGTCCACCAAGTGCTCGAAACCGTCCAGGATCAGCAGGAGTTGACGCCCGGCGAGGTGCGCCAGCAGTGTCTCGTAGGGCAGGCGGGTCGTGTGGTCCGTCAGCCCCAGCGCCTCCACGACCGCGTAGTCGACGAACTCCGGATCACGCACCGACGCCAGGTCCACGTGCCACACACCGTCGACGGGCGTGCACCGCGAGGCCGCGCGTGCCGCCAGCCGTGACTTGCCGACGCCGCCCGCCCCCGTCAGAGTCACCAGCCGCGCGGCACCGAGCGCCCCGGCCAGCCCGGCGAGTTCGGCCGAGCGGCCCACGAACGTGTTGAGCTCCAGGGGCGGACCGACGGACTCGGGGGAGTGGGCGCGCTGTTGATCCCGCATGGGATACGGAGCGTACTGAAGCGTGTTCGGTCCGTACAATCGCTTCTCGCGACTCGGCTCCGTGCGGGGCGGTAATCCGGTGTGGAGCGGCATCCCCGGCGCGATAGGCTCGGTGCACGACTTTTTCGATGTAGACCGATGTAGAGGCACGTTTCAGGGAGCGGGTGCACACAGTGTCCGGTGGAGAGGTGGCCGGGATCCTGGTGGCCGTCTTCTGGGCGATCCTGGTCTCCTTCCTCGCCGTTGCACTGGTGAGGCTGGCCCAGACGCTCAAGGCGACCACCAAGCTCGTGGCGGACGTGACCGACCAGGCCGTCCCGCTCCTGGCAGAGGCCTCCACGGCGGTGCGCTCCGCACAGACCCAGATCGACCGGGTCGACGCGATCGCCACCGACGTTCAGGAGGTCACGTCGAACGCCTCGGCACTGTCGACCACCGTCGCCTCCACCTTCGGCGGCCCACTGGTCAAGGTCGCGGCCTTCGGTTACGGCGTCCGCCGGGCCCTCGGCGGCCGCAAGGACGACGCGCCCGCCAAGGCGCCCCGGCGTACCGTGATCGTGGGCCGCACGGTTCCGGCCTCGCGACGGGACAAGCGAAACCTCCGCGGAAAGAGGGACTGAGACCCAGCATGTTCCGCCGTACGTTCTGGTTCAGCACGGGCGTTGCCGCCGGTGTGTGGGCCACCACCAAGGTCAACCGGAAGCTGAAGCAGCTGACCCCCGAGAGCCTCGCCGCGACCGCGGCCAACAAGGCGATCGAGGCCGGTCACCGGCTCAAGGACCGCGCGGTGGGCTTCGCCCTCGACGTCCGCGACAACATGGCGCAGCGGGAGGAGGAACTGGGCGACGCGCTGGGCATCAACGCCCCCGTCGACCACGAACTCCCCGCACCCCGGCGGTACGCCGCCATCGAGAACCGCAATGACCCGAAGTACGTCGACAGGACGACGTACTCGCACAACCGAAACGAGGACCACTGATGGAGTCGGCCGAGATTCGCCGCCGCTGGCTGAGCTTCTTCGAGGAGCGCGGGCACACCGTCGTCCCTTCGGCGTCGCTCATCGCGGACGACCCGACTCTGCTCCTCGTCCCGGCCGGCATGGTGCCGTTCAAGCCCTACTTCCTGGGTGAGGTCAAGCCGCCCTACGCCCGCGCCACCAGCGTCCAGAAGTGCGTGCGCACGCCGGACATCGAAGAGGTCGGCAAGACCACCCGGCACGGCACTTTCTTCCAGATGTGCGGAAACTTCTCCTTCGGCGACTACTTCAAGGAAGGCGCCATCAAGTACGCCTGGGAGCTGCTCACCAGCCCCCAGGACAAGGGTGGTTACGGCCTGGAGCCGGAGAAGCTCTGGATCACCGTCTACAAGGACGACGACGAGGCCGAGCGCATCTGGCACGACGTCGTCGGCGTGCCGAAGGAGCGCATCCAGCGCCTCGGCATGAAGGACAACTACTGGTCCATGGGTGTCCCGGGTCCGTGCGGCCCCTGTTCCGAGATCAACTACGACCGCGGCCCCGAGTTCGGCGTCGAGGGCGGCCCCGCCGTCAACGACGAGCGGTACGTCGAGATCTGGAACCTCGTCTTCATGCAGTACGAGCGCGGCGAGGGCATCGGCAAGGACAACTTCGAGATCCTCGGCGAGCTCCCGAGCAAGAACATCGACACGGGCCTCGGCCTGGAGCGACTCGCCATGATTCTGCAGGGCGTGCAGAACATGTACGAGATCGACACCTCCATGGCCGTCATCAAGAAGGCCACCGAGCTGACGGGTGTGGCCTACGGCGACGCCCACGACTCGGACGTCTCCCTGCGCGTGGTCACCGACCACATGCGCACGTCCGTGATGCTCATCGGCGACGGCGTGACCCCCGGCAACGAGGGCCGCGGCTACGTCCTGCGCCGCATCATGCGCCGCGCCATCCGCAACATGCGTCTGCTCGGCGCCACCGGCCCGGTCGTCAAGGACCTGGTCGATGTCGTCATCGGCATGATGGGCCAGCAGTACCCCGAGTTGGTCACCGACCGCGAGCGCATCGAGAAGGTCGCCCTCGCCGAGGAGAACGCCTTCCTCAAGACGCTGAAGGCCGGCACCAACATCCTCGACACGGCCGTCACCGACACCAAGGCCTCCGGCTCCACGGTCCTTCCCGGCGACAAGGCCTTCCTGCTCCACGACACCTGGGGCTTCCCGATCGACCTCACCCTGGAGATGGCCGCCGAGCAGGGGCTGTCCGTGGACGAGGACGGCTTCCGCCGTCTGATGAAGGAGCAGCGGGAGCGCGCCAAGGCCGACGCCCAGGCCAAGAAGACCGGCCACGCCGGCGCCGGCGCCTACCGTGAGATCGCCGACAAGACCGGCGAGACCGAGTTCATCGGCTACGGCGACACCGAGGGCGAGTCCACCATCGTCGGCATCCTCGTCGACGGGGCCTCGTCCCCGGCCGCCACCGAGGGCGACGAGGTCGAGATCGTCCTCGACCGCACCCCGTTCTACGCCGAGGGCGGCGGCCAGATCGGCGACACCGGCCGGATCAGGGTCGACACCGGTGCCGTCATCGAGATCCGCGACTGCCAGAAGCCGGTGCCGGGTGTGTACGTCCACAAGGGCGTCGTCCAGGTCGGCGAGGTCACGGTCGGTGCCAAGGCCCACGCCTCGATCGACTCGCTGCGCCGCCGCGCCATCGCCCGCGCCCACTCGGCCACGCACCTCACCCACCAGGCTCTGCGTGACGCCCTCGGCCCGACGGCCGCCCAGGCCGGTTCCGAGAACCAGCCGGGTCGCTTCCGCTTCGACTTCGGTTCCCCGTCCGCCGTGCCGACGGCCGTGATGACCGACGTCGAGCAGAAGATCAACGAGGTCCTTGCCCGCGACCTCGACGTGCACGCCGAGGTCATGGGCATCGACGAGGCCAAGAAGCAGGGCGCCATCGCCGAGTTCGGCGAGAAGTACGGCGAGCGCGTCCGCGTCGTGACCATCGGCGACTTCTCCAAGGAGCTGTGCGGCGGCACGCACGTGCACAACACCGCCCAGCTGGGTCTGGTGAAGCTGCTCGGCGAGTCGTCGATCGGCTCCGGCGTGCGTCGTATCGAGGCTCTCGTCGGCGTGGACGCCTATAACTTCCTCGCCCGTGAGCACACGGTCGTCGCCCAGCTCCAGGAGCTGATCAAGGGCCGCCCGGAGGAGCTCCCGGAGAAGGTCTCCGCCATGCTCGGCAAGCTGAAGGACGCCGAGAAGGAGATCGAGAAGTTCCGCGCCGAGAAGGTGCTCCAGGCCGCCGCCGGTCTCGTCGAGTCCGCCAAGGACGTCCGTGGCATCGCCGTCGTCACCGGTCAGGTTCCGGACGGCACCACGCCGGACGACCTGCGCAAGCTGGTCCTCGACGTGCGCGGCCGCATCCAGGGCGGACGTGCCGCCGTGGTCGCCCTGTTCACGGTCAACAACGGCAAGCCGCTCACGGTCATCGCCACCAACGAGGCCGCCCGCGAGCGCGGCCTCAAGGCCGGCGACCTGGTCCGTACGGCCGCCAAGACCCTAGGCGGCGGAGGCGGCGGCAAGCCGGACGTCGCCCAGGGCGGCGGCCAGAACCCGGCCGCCGTCGGCGACGCCGTCGACGCCGTCGAGCGGCTCGTGGCGGAAACGGCCAAGTGAGCGACGACACACAGTCGAGCGGTGACGGCCGCGGCATGCGCCGCGGCCGTCGCCTGGCCGTCGACGTCGGGGACGCCCGCATCGGCGTCGCCTCCTGTGACCCCGACGGGATCCTCGCCACCCCGGTGGAGACGGTCCCGGGCCGGGACATCCCGGCAGCTCACCGGCGTCTGAAGCAACTCGTCGACGAGTACGAGCCGATCGAGGTCGTCGTCGGTCTCCCACGCTCCCTCAAGGGAGGCGAGGGCCCGGCCGCGGCCAAGGTCCGGGGCTTCACCCAGGAACTGGCCCGCATGATCGCGCCCGTACCGGTCAGGCTCGTGGACGAGCGGATGACGACCGTGACGGCAAGTCAGGGACTGCGTGCCTCTGGCGTGAAGTCGAAGAAGGGCCGGTCGGTGATCGATCAGGCCGCCGCTGTGATCATCCTGCAGCAGGCGCTCGAATCCGAACGGGTGTCAGGTAAAGCACCGGGAGAGAGCGTCGAAGTGGTTATCTGATCGCGATACGGTAACGTTCCGCGCGATGCGCCGGTGTTCGAACAGCCGGCGCACAAAGAGAGGCGGGACGGGATCCGGATCGTCAGCAGCCGCGTGACCGCCGCCTCGCGGCTCTAGGGGATCGATGACTGAGTATGGCCGGGGCCAAGGCTCCGAACCGTGGCATCCGGAGGACCCGTTGTACGGGGACGGCGGATGGGAAGGGCAGCAGCAGGCCCACACGGGCCAGCAGGCTGCCTACGGCGGCCAGCCGCAGCACTATCCGGAGCAGCAGCCTCAGCAGCCGCAGCACTACGGCGACTGGGGCAACGGTCAGCAGGCCTCGTACGGCCAGGCGCAGCAGTACCAGCAGCAGGGCCAGCACGACCCTCAGCAGGGTCAGCAGTACCCCCAGCAGTACGACCAGCAGCAGTACGCGGGTCACGGGCAGCAGGGCTACGACAACAACGGCTGGGCCACCGGCTCCCACCCGCAGGTCCAGTACCCCGACCCGGCGGACCCCTACGGGCAGCAGACCGCGGCGTACGGCGGCGACCAGCACGACTACTACGGCACGCCCGAGGCGTACCCGCCGCCGGAGCCGCCGAGCCGTCGGCAGGCCGAACCGGAGCCGCCCCAGACCGACTGGGACCCAGGTCCTGACCAGGGCGAACACGCCTTCTTCGCGGGTGGCGACGACAAGGACGACGACGAGTCGGGCGGCGGCCGGGGGCGCGGTGACCGCCGGGGCGGGCGCGGCGGCGGGAAGCCCAAGAAGCGCCGCAGCGGCATGGCCTGTCTGGTGGTCGTGCTGGTCTTCGGCGCAGGTGTGGCCGGAGTCGGATATTTCGGTTATCAGTTTTACCAGGATCGTTTCGGCGATGCGCCGGACTTCGCGGGTGACGGCACGAACGAGACGGTGAGCGTCGAGATCCCCAAGGGCGCGTTCGGGTCCGATATCGGTCAGAAGCTGAAGGCGGCCGGCGTCGTGAAGAGCGTCGACGCTTTTGTCGCCGCCCAGGAGCAGAACCCCGACGGGGACAAGATCCAGGCGGGCGCCTATCTGCTGAAGAAGCAGATGTCCGCCGAGAGTGCCGTCGAGATGATGCTCAGTCCCGACAGCCAGAACAACGTTCTGGTCAGGCCGGGCGAGCGCAATCTGAGCGTCTACAAGGCGATCGACGAACAGCTCGAATTGTCGTCCGGGACCACCGAGAAGGTCGCCGAGGAGAAATACAAGACCCTCGGACTTCCCAGCTGGGCGAACAGCAACAAGGAGATCAAGGATCCGCTGGAGGGCTTCCTCTACCCGGGCACCTATGCCGCCGCAAAGGGCATGAAACCCGAGGCGATCCTGAAGGAGATGGTGTCCCAGGCCGCCGACAAGTACGAGGCGCTGGACCTGGAGGCCAAGGCGAAGGCCCTCAAGCTCGACAACCCGCTGCAGGTCATCACGGTCGCCAGCCTCGTCCAGGCCGAGGGCAAGACGAACGACGACTACCGCAAGATGGCGGAAGTGGTCTACAACCGCCTCGATCTCGCGAACCCTGAGACGTACGGCGCCCTGCAGTTCGACTCGACCTTCAATTACCTGAAGGGTCAGAGCAATATCGACATCAGCGAGTCGGAGATCAAGAGCAACAAGGACCCGTACAACACGTACACGCAGAAGGGTCTGCCGCCCGGTCCGATCGACAACCCGGGTGAGGGTGCACTCAAGGGGACGCTGAATCCGACGAACGAGGGTTGGTACTACTTCGTGGCGACCGACGGCGTGAACAAGACAGAATTCGCCAAGACCCACGACGATTTCCTGAAGCTCAAGGACAAGTTCAATGAGAGCAGGGGCAACTGACGCCCGCCGAGCCGCCGTGCTCGGTTCGCCCATCGCCCACTCCCTCTCCCCGGTACTGCACCGGGCCGCCTACGCGGAGCTGGGGCTGACGGGCTGGTCGTACGACCGGTTCGAGATCGACGAGGCCGCGCTGCCCGGGTTCGTCGCGGAACTGGGGCCGGAGTGGGCCGGGTTGTCGTTGACCATGCCGCTCAAGCGGGCCGTCATCCCGCTGCTCGACGAGGTCACGGAGACGGCTGTCTCGGTCGAGGCGGTCAACACGGTCGTCATGACCCAGGACGGCCGCCTGGTCGGCGACAACACCGACATCCCCGGCATGGTCGCCGCGCTCCGGGAGCACGGCATCGAACAGGTCGACTCGGCGGCCATCCTCGGCGCGGGCGCCACGGCGTCCTCCGCCCTGGCCGCACTCGCGCGCATCTGCACCGGCGAGGTCGTGGCGTACGTACGCAGCGAGGCCCGCGCGGCCGAGATGCGGCAGTGGGGCGAGCGGCTCGACGTCGAGATCCGTACGGCCGACTGGGCCGAGGCGGAGCGTGCGCTGCACGCGCCGCTGGTGATCGCGACCACCCCGGTAGGTGCGACGGACGCCCTGGCCGCCGCCGTACCCGAGCGCCCGGCCACCCTGTTCGACGTGCTCTACGACCCCTGGCCGACCGCCCTCGCGGCGCGCTGGTCGATGTACGGCGGTGCCGTCGTCAGCGGGCTCGACCTGCTGGTGCATCAGGCGGTGCTGCAGGTGGAGCAGATGACGGGCCGCGTCCCGGCGCCCCTTGAGGCCATGCGAAAAGCGGGGGAGCGCGCTCTCGCGAACCGCTAGGATCCGCTGGGTTCCGCAGGGGGCGGAGCGGTTCGAGGGGGAGTACAAGCAGTGTTCACTGGTGTGCCGCTGGCGTCCGGTAAGGGCGAAATATTCGAGATCGTCCTGCAGTTCATGCCGGACTGGGTGCAGATCCCGGTGCTCGTCCTGATCGTGCTGCTCGTCGTCGGGTCGTGGGTCTTCAAGCTGAAGCGCAAGATCGACCGACGGCGTGCGAGCCGCCAGGGCCAGGCCGTTCAGGTGCCGCTTCGGCACGGGCAGGGGCGGGGCGCCGACTATCTGGGCCCGTACGCTCCGCAGCAGCAGACGCCGGAGCCCCAGCAGCCGAGCGGCGCCGATTTCCTCGGCGCGTACGCCCCTCAGCAGCCCCAGGGCAACCGTCCCGCGTGAT is a window from the Streptomyces sp. NBC_00299 genome containing:
- the ruvX gene encoding Holliday junction resolvase RuvX, whose product is MRRGRRLAVDVGDARIGVASCDPDGILATPVETVPGRDIPAAHRRLKQLVDEYEPIEVVVGLPRSLKGGEGPAAAKVRGFTQELARMIAPVPVRLVDERMTTVTASQGLRASGVKSKKGRSVIDQAAAVIILQQALESERVSGKAPGESVEVVI
- a CDS encoding shikimate dehydrogenase, encoding MRAGATDARRAAVLGSPIAHSLSPVLHRAAYAELGLTGWSYDRFEIDEAALPGFVAELGPEWAGLSLTMPLKRAVIPLLDEVTETAVSVEAVNTVVMTQDGRLVGDNTDIPGMVAALREHGIEQVDSAAILGAGATASSALAALARICTGEVVAYVRSEARAAEMRQWGERLDVEIRTADWAEAERALHAPLVIATTPVGATDALAAAVPERPATLFDVLYDPWPTALAARWSMYGGAVVSGLDLLVHQAVLQVEQMTGRVPAPLEAMRKAGERALANR
- the mltG gene encoding endolytic transglycosylase MltG, with product MTEYGRGQGSEPWHPEDPLYGDGGWEGQQQAHTGQQAAYGGQPQHYPEQQPQQPQHYGDWGNGQQASYGQAQQYQQQGQHDPQQGQQYPQQYDQQQYAGHGQQGYDNNGWATGSHPQVQYPDPADPYGQQTAAYGGDQHDYYGTPEAYPPPEPPSRRQAEPEPPQTDWDPGPDQGEHAFFAGGDDKDDDESGGGRGRGDRRGGRGGGKPKKRRSGMACLVVVLVFGAGVAGVGYFGYQFYQDRFGDAPDFAGDGTNETVSVEIPKGAFGSDIGQKLKAAGVVKSVDAFVAAQEQNPDGDKIQAGAYLLKKQMSAESAVEMMLSPDSQNNVLVRPGERNLSVYKAIDEQLELSSGTTEKVAEEKYKTLGLPSWANSNKEIKDPLEGFLYPGTYAAAKGMKPEAILKEMVSQAADKYEALDLEAKAKALKLDNPLQVITVASLVQAEGKTNDDYRKMAEVVYNRLDLANPETYGALQFDSTFNYLKGQSNIDISESEIKSNKDPYNTYTQKGLPPGPIDNPGEGALKGTLNPTNEGWYYFVATDGVNKTEFAKTHDDFLKLKDKFNESRGN